In Bacteroidota bacterium, a single window of DNA contains:
- a CDS encoding thymidylate kinase, producing the protein MSHKKKTFYGIGLPYVDVSDLSGKLIVIEGTDGVGRSTQLEELKKWLEVKGYGVTTTGWTRSPLMEKAINEAKSGHTLNFDTFSLLYAADFADRLEHEVIPALRAGFVVLADRYIHTAFARSSVRGGDRQWIRKVFGFAVEPDAVFYMRITLEDLIPRVINSHTLHKRYWEEQSGEGLDYWESGMDMRLGDDFYDSFVEYQKLILKEFDKMTNEFNFQVIDAAKSFEDTNRALKQGILAVLEDEESEEKPRRH; encoded by the coding sequence ATGTCGCATAAGAAAAAAACATTTTACGGCATCGGGCTTCCGTATGTCGACGTGAGCGACCTGAGCGGCAAGCTGATCGTGATCGAAGGGACCGACGGCGTCGGACGCTCGACGCAGCTCGAGGAGTTGAAAAAATGGCTCGAGGTGAAAGGCTACGGCGTGACGACGACAGGCTGGACCCGCTCTCCGTTGATGGAAAAAGCGATCAACGAAGCGAAGTCGGGGCACACGTTGAACTTTGATACCTTCAGCCTGTTGTATGCCGCCGATTTTGCGGACAGGCTCGAGCACGAGGTCATTCCGGCGCTGCGGGCGGGATTCGTCGTGCTCGCGGACCGGTACATCCACACCGCGTTCGCCCGGTCGTCCGTGCGGGGCGGGGACCGTCAGTGGATCAGAAAGGTCTTCGGTTTTGCCGTCGAGCCGGACGCCGTTTTTTACATGCGCATCACCCTCGAGGACCTGATCCCGCGCGTGATCAACAGCCACACGCTGCACAAGCGGTACTGGGAAGAACAGTCCGGCGAAGGGCTCGATTACTGGGAGTCGGGAATGGACATGCGCCTCGGAGACGATTTCTATGACAGTTTTGTCGAGTACCAGAAGCTGATCCTGAAAGAGTTCGACAAGATGACCAACGAGTTCAATTTCCAGGTGATCGATGCCGCGAAAAGCTTCGAAGACACCAACCGTGCATTAAAACAGGGTATTCTCGCAGTACTCGAAGATGAAGAATCAGAAGAAAAACCTCGCCGCCATTGA
- the tmk gene encoding dTMP kinase: protein MARLFDQPRPYPGILIIVEGIDGSGKSTQLQLLQKWLLNSKYRVFFTEWNSSALVNETIKRGKKKNLLTPTTFSILHATDFADRLAHLIIPPLKAGMIVCADRYVYTAFARDVVRGVHPEWVRNLYGFAVKPDIQFYFKVPIEVSLKRILNGRIELKFHEAGMDLGLSDDPRESFRLFQSKILEEYDKISAEYGLTVIDATDSIQKQQSIVRDIVRERLKDYKPTPFLQKKENVYVA from the coding sequence ATGGCGCGACTTTTTGACCAACCCCGTCCGTACCCCGGCATCCTGATCATCGTGGAAGGGATCGACGGGTCGGGGAAATCGACCCAGCTGCAGCTTCTGCAGAAATGGCTGCTCAACTCCAAATACAGGGTGTTCTTCACGGAATGGAATTCTTCCGCGCTCGTCAACGAGACGATCAAGCGCGGGAAGAAGAAGAATCTCCTCACGCCGACGACGTTCAGCATTCTGCACGCCACGGATTTTGCCGACCGCCTTGCGCACCTTATCATCCCGCCGTTGAAAGCGGGAATGATCGTCTGCGCCGACCGGTACGTGTATACCGCGTTCGCCCGCGACGTCGTCCGGGGCGTCCATCCCGAATGGGTCCGGAATCTCTACGGCTTCGCCGTCAAGCCGGACATCCAGTTCTATTTCAAAGTGCCGATCGAGGTCTCGCTCAAGCGGATCCTGAACGGAAGGATCGAACTGAAATTCCATGAAGCCGGGATGGACCTCGGACTGAGCGACGATCCCCGCGAAAGCTTCCGGCTGTTCCAGTCGAAGATCCTCGAGGAATACGACAAAATTTCGGCGGAGTACGGATTGACGGTGATCGATGCGACGGACTCGATCCAGAAGCAGCAGTCGATTGTGCGCGACATCGTCCGCGAGCGCCTGAAAGATTACAAGCCGACCCCGTTCCTCCAGAAGAAGGAGAACGTCTATGTCGCATAA
- the sixA gene encoding phosphohistidine phosphatase SixA, producing MFIYILRHGIAVQRGTASFPDDDRPLTDDGKEKMRKGAKGIAAVIGKIDLILTSPLIRAHDTAKIAADALGADHKVEVCRELLPGSSAKKLMLYLAKYKNLEDVMLVGHEPDLGFLASALLGSEHSIIEFKKGALCCIEVSGMPPRSAGTLRWHLQPKQLRDLK from the coding sequence TTGTTTATTTATATTCTGAGGCACGGCATCGCCGTCCAGCGAGGCACCGCAAGCTTTCCGGATGACGACAGGCCGTTGACGGACGACGGCAAGGAGAAGATGCGGAAGGGGGCAAAAGGGATCGCGGCGGTCATCGGCAAGATCGACCTCATCCTGACGAGCCCGCTCATTCGCGCGCACGACACCGCCAAGATCGCTGCCGACGCTTTGGGAGCCGACCACAAAGTCGAAGTGTGCAGAGAACTGCTGCCGGGAAGCTCCGCAAAAAAGCTGATGCTCTACCTCGCAAAGTACAAGAACCTGGAAGACGTGATGCTCGTGGGACATGAACCCGACCTCGGGTTTCTTGCATCGGCCCTTCTCGGCTCCGAGCATTCCATCATTGAATTCAAGAAAGGGGCCCTCTGTTGTATCGAGGTCTCCGGCATGCCGCCGCGCAGCGCGGGAACGCTCCGCTGGCATTTGCAGCCGAAACAACTTCGTGACCTCAAATAA
- a CDS encoding ATP-binding protein — MIHIQTKITLTYLALAVVIIVAVGVITSLEIESLFEDRLVHQLEQQADIVHHLLMDRQFGNDRGRAASIQQLADVLGARVTLVSADGTVVADSDVPFDKLSAVENHLLRPEIQEAIAKPIGTNIRRSATVGRDFLYVAKQYRDSVPSPAMDSIRFIRVSAHMEEMKENVRDIRWKILWAGLITLTLVVGVSMYVSRRISRPMVAIAENVEKIRLGDLEKHIETTTNDEIGHVARAVNELVDKLKADIVELKKLQRARSEFLGNVSHELRTPIFTLQGYLETLLNGAVDDPAVNRLFIEKASAHAARLNALLNDLIDISRIESGEMKMSFRYFRVNEFLELVVNDFQRAAAQRRVTLRLSAETGDEVEVFGDKERLRGVLSNLIDNAIKYNREGGDVLVSTEPEENKVRIVVSDTGAGIGEEHLTRIFERFYRIDKDRSREVGGTGLGLAIVKHIVEAHGSKVEVRSVVGKGTSFSFLLKI; from the coding sequence ATGATCCACATCCAGACCAAAATAACGCTTACCTATTTAGCGCTCGCCGTCGTCATCATTGTCGCGGTCGGTGTCATCACCAGCCTCGAAATAGAATCGCTGTTCGAGGACCGGCTGGTCCATCAGCTCGAGCAGCAGGCTGATATCGTGCATCATCTTTTGATGGACAGGCAGTTTGGGAACGACCGCGGGCGCGCCGCCTCGATCCAGCAATTGGCCGACGTGCTCGGCGCCAGGGTCACGCTTGTCTCCGCCGACGGGACGGTCGTCGCCGATTCCGACGTTCCGTTCGATAAACTCTCCGCCGTCGAGAATCATCTCCTCAGGCCTGAAATTCAGGAAGCGATCGCGAAGCCGATCGGGACGAACATCCGGCGCAGCGCCACGGTCGGCAGAGATTTCCTGTACGTCGCAAAACAATACCGCGACTCCGTCCCTTCCCCGGCGATGGACAGCATTCGTTTCATTCGCGTGAGCGCCCACATGGAAGAGATGAAGGAGAACGTCCGGGATATCCGCTGGAAGATCTTGTGGGCGGGGCTCATCACGCTGACGCTCGTGGTCGGCGTGAGCATGTATGTCTCCCGGAGAATTTCGCGTCCGATGGTCGCGATCGCGGAGAACGTCGAGAAGATCCGCCTCGGCGACCTGGAAAAGCACATCGAGACGACCACCAACGATGAGATCGGCCACGTCGCCCGCGCGGTGAACGAGCTTGTCGACAAGCTGAAAGCCGATATTGTCGAATTGAAAAAACTGCAGCGGGCGCGGAGCGAGTTCCTCGGCAACGTCTCGCACGAGCTCCGCACGCCGATCTTCACCCTTCAGGGATATCTGGAAACCCTTCTCAACGGCGCGGTCGACGACCCGGCGGTGAACCGGCTTTTCATCGAAAAGGCTTCGGCCCATGCGGCGCGGCTCAACGCCCTCTTGAACGACCTCATCGACATCTCGAGGATCGAATCGGGGGAAATGAAGATGAGCTTCAGGTACTTCCGCGTCAATGAATTTCTCGAGCTTGTGGTCAACGATTTTCAGCGGGCGGCGGCACAGCGCCGCGTCACGCTCCGGCTTTCGGCGGAGACCGGAGACGAGGTCGAAGTCTTCGGCGACAAGGAACGGCTCCGGGGCGTGCTGAGCAACCTGATCGACAATGCGATCAAGTACAACAGGGAAGGGGGAGATGTGCTCGTTTCCACAGAGCCCGAGGAGAACAAAGTGCGGATCGTCGTTTCGGATACCGGAGCGGGCATCGGCGAAGAACATCTCACGCGGATCTTCGAACGGTTTTACAGGATCGACAAGGACAGGTCGCGCGAGGTCGGCGGCACGGGGCTGGGCCTTGCGATCGTCAAGCACATCGTTGAGGCGCACGGCAGCAAGGTTGAAGTGCGCAGTGTGGTTGGAAAAGGGACATCGTTCAGCTTCCTTCTCAAGATCTGA
- a CDS encoding response regulator transcription factor — MQKTILVVDDEKDIVEMLQYNLEKEGYKVLTARNGKQALEQVKKHVDLILLDIMMTEMNGLDVLRELKRVERTKSIPVVFLTAKGSEVDEVIGLELGAEDYIVKPISIKKLIARVRTAIRRDAKDDAASEASNLLRIDDLEINVPNYTVTLGAKGLVFPKKEFETLVYLVRHRGRVISRDVLLNAVWGEGVFVVDRTVDVHIRKIREKLGKYADMIETVKGVGYRFKA; from the coding sequence ATGCAAAAGACCATTCTTGTTGTCGACGACGAAAAAGACATTGTTGAGATGCTCCAGTACAACCTCGAGAAAGAGGGGTACAAAGTCCTCACCGCGCGGAACGGCAAGCAGGCGCTCGAGCAGGTCAAGAAACATGTGGATCTGATCCTCCTCGACATCATGATGACGGAGATGAACGGTCTCGACGTTCTCCGTGAACTGAAGCGCGTCGAGCGGACGAAATCGATCCCGGTCGTTTTCCTCACGGCAAAGGGCTCGGAGGTCGACGAAGTGATCGGGCTCGAGCTGGGCGCCGAGGATTATATCGTCAAACCGATTAGCATTAAGAAGCTCATTGCTCGGGTGCGCACCGCCATCCGGCGAGACGCGAAGGACGACGCGGCGTCGGAAGCGTCGAACCTTCTCCGCATCGACGACCTTGAGATCAACGTGCCGAATTATACGGTGACGCTCGGTGCAAAGGGGCTCGTCTTCCCCAAAAAGGAATTTGAAACGCTCGTGTACCTTGTCCGCCACCGGGGAAGGGTCATCTCGAGGGACGTTCTTCTCAATGCTGTGTGGGGAGAAGGAGTGTTCGTGGTGGACAGGACGGTCGATGTCCACATCAGAAAGATCAGGGAAAAGCTCGGTAAGTACGCAGACATGATCGAGACCGTCAAGGGGGTCGGGTACCGCTTCAAAGCATGA
- a CDS encoding helix-turn-helix domain-containing protein translates to MSDAAAARRMEWMREFEEKKSVPSICQKYSISRKTFYKWLKRYKRSSNDALSLGDRSRRPHHSPRATPPPIVQRLRELREKTGFGQKRLKLYLSIWYDIELSESAIWKLLKKSGVDMKQKKSHRRKLRPNDALLPGDRVILMFKFIAKGEGEQQYVQYSAIDECSRLRITKIYGRHSTLSALDFIQFSLMHFPFLIRYIQTPLDSVFASVSKPRSRTHAFTMNLRRLGIKHEVPSKKKLAVNRFMERVRRFDEVEPYTTRPFSAPDELQQEAARYLYRYNNERPNPLIENMAPVEKLRTYQQFNGIAVFDPYSLSR, encoded by the coding sequence ATGAGTGACGCCGCAGCCGCCAGGCGAATGGAATGGATGAGGGAATTCGAAGAGAAGAAAAGCGTTCCTTCGATCTGCCAGAAATATTCCATCAGCCGAAAGACGTTCTATAAATGGCTGAAGCGGTACAAGAGATCGTCGAACGACGCGCTCAGCCTGGGCGACCGCTCGAGGCGTCCGCACCACAGCCCGCGGGCGACGCCGCCGCCGATCGTGCAGCGGCTGCGCGAGCTGCGCGAAAAGACCGGTTTCGGTCAAAAACGTCTGAAGCTGTATCTCTCGATCTGGTACGACATCGAGCTGTCGGAGAGCGCGATCTGGAAGCTGCTGAAGAAGTCCGGCGTCGACATGAAGCAGAAGAAGTCGCATCGCCGGAAACTCCGCCCGAACGATGCGCTCCTTCCCGGCGACCGCGTCATCCTGATGTTCAAGTTCATCGCCAAGGGGGAGGGGGAACAGCAGTACGTCCAGTACAGCGCCATCGACGAATGTTCCCGTCTGCGCATCACAAAGATCTACGGCCGTCATTCGACCCTGTCGGCGCTCGACTTTATCCAGTTCAGCCTGATGCATTTTCCGTTTTTAATTCGTTATATTCAAACGCCGCTCGACAGCGTGTTTGCGAGCGTTTCAAAGCCGCGGTCACGGACGCATGCGTTCACGATGAACCTGCGGCGGCTCGGCATCAAGCACGAGGTCCCGTCCAAAAAGAAGCTCGCCGTGAACAGGTTTATGGAACGCGTCAGGCGGTTCGACGAGGTCGAACCGTACACGACGAGGCCGTTCTCAGCGCCCGACGAACTGCAGCAGGAGGCGGCGCGGTACCTCTACCGGTACAACAACGAGCGCCCGAACCCGCTCATCGAAAACATGGCTCCGGTGGAAAAACTCCGGACCTACCAGCAGTTCAACGGGATCGCAGTGTTCGACCCTTATTCCCTTTCACGATAA
- a CDS encoding (Fe-S)-binding protein has translation MGLSNILFTALLVASFLFFGTSVRRLLAYLQTGKPEDRFDRPFVRLRNVVKVALLQSKILREPLAGLLHVAIFWGFLALIAAVVESIGEGIAGHFSLRFLGGIYSLLTFTQEIFCLLVIVSVAVALWRRFVSKVKRLQVDAHGNADAAVILVWILLIVSSLLLQNASRISLGEYSAGLNYPLSSSLAGLFSGDAASSVWSRIFWWMHIVLVLGFLNYLPYSKHLHVLTSIPNVYFSSLKARGALKPIDLADESAVKFGAADVDDLTWKQLLDGYTCTECGRCDSVCPANLTGKKLSPRKIIVDTRRRTMEKAPLAAAGEENSDVMARTLVDTYISEDEIWACTTCMACVNECPVTIEHVDEIVDLRRGLVLNESRFPAELRATFDNLERNFTPWGFSHSSRADWAEGLEIPRTSDGGGADVLFWVGCAGAFDARYRKVTQSFAKLMKHAGVKFAILGVEEKCNGDAARRMGNEYLAQSLMTENVATLNGYGVKKIVTTCPHCFHSLKNEYPQFGGTYEVVHHTDFLLNLVQSGKIAPSRSQTGAITFHDSCYLARYNGVVDSPRSLLRAIPRTSLVEMPRSKDRGLCCGAGGGRMWMEEKEGKRINIERTEEALSTHAGAIGTACPFCMTMMSDGVKAKEAGDRVQVKDVAELLWEAVEPIKA, from the coding sequence ATGGGACTGTCAAACATCCTTTTTACCGCGCTCCTTGTTGCGTCGTTCCTTTTTTTTGGGACCAGCGTCCGGCGGCTCCTTGCATATCTCCAGACCGGAAAGCCGGAAGACCGGTTCGACCGTCCGTTCGTTCGTCTGAGGAACGTCGTCAAGGTCGCTCTGCTGCAATCCAAGATCCTTCGAGAACCGCTGGCGGGATTGCTGCATGTCGCGATTTTTTGGGGATTCCTCGCCCTCATCGCCGCGGTGGTTGAATCGATCGGCGAAGGGATCGCGGGACACTTTTCGCTGCGGTTTCTGGGCGGAATATATTCACTCCTCACTTTCACCCAGGAAATCTTTTGCCTTCTCGTCATTGTCTCGGTCGCGGTCGCGTTGTGGAGAAGGTTCGTCTCCAAGGTGAAACGCCTCCAGGTTGATGCGCATGGGAATGCCGATGCGGCGGTGATCCTCGTTTGGATCCTTCTGATCGTCTCATCGCTTCTCCTCCAGAACGCATCGCGCATTTCGCTGGGCGAGTACAGCGCAGGATTGAACTATCCGTTGTCGTCATCCCTCGCCGGTCTCTTTTCGGGGGACGCTGCGTCGTCGGTGTGGAGCAGGATCTTCTGGTGGATGCACATCGTGCTGGTTCTCGGGTTCCTCAATTACCTTCCGTACTCAAAGCATCTTCACGTGCTGACGTCGATTCCCAACGTGTATTTTTCCAGTTTGAAGGCGCGCGGAGCGTTGAAGCCGATCGACCTTGCGGACGAGTCCGCCGTGAAATTCGGCGCAGCCGACGTCGACGACCTGACATGGAAACAGTTGCTCGACGGCTACACGTGCACCGAATGCGGCCGCTGCGATTCGGTGTGCCCCGCAAACCTTACCGGCAAGAAACTTTCCCCGCGCAAGATCATTGTCGATACGCGGCGGCGTACAATGGAAAAAGCCCCTCTCGCTGCGGCCGGAGAGGAGAACAGCGACGTCATGGCACGCACGCTCGTCGATACGTACATCTCCGAAGATGAAATCTGGGCATGCACGACCTGCATGGCGTGTGTCAACGAATGTCCGGTGACGATCGAGCACGTCGACGAGATCGTCGATCTCCGGCGCGGCCTGGTGCTGAATGAATCGCGGTTCCCTGCCGAGCTCCGCGCGACCTTCGACAACCTGGAGCGGAATTTCACTCCGTGGGGATTCAGCCATTCTTCCCGCGCCGACTGGGCTGAGGGGTTGGAGATTCCGCGCACGTCCGACGGCGGCGGCGCCGACGTACTCTTTTGGGTCGGCTGCGCGGGAGCGTTTGACGCACGGTACAGAAAAGTAACGCAGTCTTTTGCAAAATTGATGAAGCATGCCGGAGTGAAATTTGCCATCCTCGGCGTTGAAGAAAAATGCAACGGAGATGCCGCGCGAAGGATGGGAAACGAATACCTGGCTCAGTCGTTGATGACCGAGAACGTCGCAACGTTGAATGGGTACGGGGTCAAGAAGATCGTCACGACCTGCCCCCACTGCTTTCACTCGCTCAAGAATGAGTATCCGCAGTTTGGCGGCACCTATGAGGTCGTTCACCACACCGATTTTCTTCTGAATTTGGTACAGTCGGGAAAAATTGCGCCCTCGCGCTCCCAGACCGGGGCAATAACGTTCCACGATTCATGCTATCTCGCCCGGTACAACGGCGTCGTCGATTCCCCCCGCTCGCTGCTGCGCGCCATCCCCCGGACCTCGCTTGTCGAGATGCCGAGGTCGAAGGACAGGGGCCTCTGCTGCGGAGCCGGGGGAGGGAGGATGTGGATGGAAGAAAAGGAAGGGAAGCGCATCAATATAGAAAGGACGGAAGAGGCGCTCTCGACGCACGCAGGGGCCATCGGCACCGCCTGTCCATTCTGCATGACGATGATGTCGGACGGCGTCAAAGCGAAAGAAGCAGGCGACCGGGTCCAGGTGAAGGATGTCGCCGAGCTTTTGTGGGAAGCCGTGGAACCAATCAAAGCATGA
- a CDS encoding PhzF family phenazine biosynthesis isomerase — protein sequence MKSLTVKHIDAFTAKPFAGNPAAVVLSGDGLTEKQMQDVAREMNLSETAFVLSPSTKNADVRIRWFTPSNEVALCGHATIASFHALAEEHSLGMQKNGSYPFRLETASGILDILVVKEKGKATVKFSLPMPHFNKNQHLKTDFKASLGMDEAGFDKRLPCVVSVNAYIPVRRLSDLYDLRPDFQLMKKMLARKKILGLCVFSTETIDRASTFHSRFFAPNDGIDEDPVTGSANGPLGVYMVEQGLVGKSDGAIEMIGEQGDIIGRAGRVKVEVRVEGGKPKSVAIVGSGVTVLEGALTL from the coding sequence ATGAAATCGCTGACCGTCAAACATATCGACGCCTTCACCGCCAAGCCCTTTGCGGGAAACCCGGCCGCGGTCGTCCTCTCGGGGGACGGCCTCACCGAGAAACAAATGCAGGACGTCGCCAGGGAAATGAACCTGTCGGAAACGGCGTTTGTCCTTTCGCCGTCGACAAAAAACGCCGATGTCCGCATCCGCTGGTTCACCCCCTCGAACGAAGTCGCCCTGTGCGGCCATGCGACGATCGCAAGCTTCCATGCTCTTGCCGAAGAACATTCTCTCGGCATGCAAAAGAACGGATCGTATCCGTTTCGCCTGGAGACGGCTTCCGGTATTCTCGACATCCTTGTGGTGAAGGAAAAAGGGAAGGCGACGGTGAAGTTTTCGCTCCCGATGCCGCACTTCAATAAGAACCAGCACTTGAAGACCGATTTCAAAGCGTCGCTGGGGATGGACGAGGCGGGCTTCGATAAACGTCTCCCCTGCGTTGTCAGCGTCAACGCGTATATCCCCGTCCGGCGTCTTTCCGACCTTTACGATCTGCGCCCCGATTTCCAGCTGATGAAAAAAATGCTTGCGAGGAAAAAAATCCTGGGCTTGTGCGTCTTCTCGACGGAGACCATTGACAGGGCTTCGACGTTTCACTCCCGCTTCTTTGCGCCGAACGACGGCATCGACGAGGACCCGGTCACAGGTTCGGCGAACGGACCGCTCGGCGTGTACATGGTCGAGCAGGGGCTCGTCGGAAAATCGGACGGCGCGATCGAGATGATCGGCGAGCAAGGGGATATCATCGGCAGGGCGGGGCGCGTGAAGGTGGAGGTCCGGGTCGAAGGGGGCAAACCGAAATCTGTCGCGATCGTCGGCAGCGGCGTCACCGTCCTCGAAGGAGCGCTGACGCTCTAG
- a CDS encoding DUF4905 domain-containing protein, translating to MDISSLFQQRHLKPLWSYSTAGVLWRLLFSETNFIVGEERDTDAKQASFFCLNAANGDVLWKSASFGEPWWIGIEGIVHDKVFLHGFRKPDMPEHGKIIAVDLGTGKELWRNNDFAFYSASPGRVFAYRDFFEKRLFYELDAATGEFIQEFSEPPVELPETKNRYRGRENFLFPEFLTEDTPEFPIVAPLVERFCGRSAIHGPVEYVRTGGKLVFNYHATLSHDEEKNVDLLENKLCIVDEANGKQVYADVVNSSTPGAVPDSFFVDDTMMYYIKEKKTLVAVPLVNR from the coding sequence ATGGATATTTCTTCCCTCTTTCAACAGAGGCATCTCAAACCGTTATGGTCGTACTCCACTGCCGGCGTTCTGTGGCGGCTTCTTTTTTCTGAAACAAATTTCATCGTCGGAGAAGAGAGGGACACGGATGCAAAACAGGCATCGTTCTTCTGCCTGAACGCCGCGAACGGAGACGTCCTCTGGAAAAGCGCGTCGTTCGGCGAGCCGTGGTGGATCGGCATCGAGGGGATCGTTCACGATAAAGTTTTTCTTCACGGCTTCAGGAAGCCCGACATGCCCGAGCATGGAAAAATAATCGCCGTCGACCTTGGTACCGGCAAAGAGTTATGGCGGAACAACGATTTTGCTTTTTATTCCGCATCGCCCGGCCGTGTATTTGCCTACCGGGATTTTTTTGAGAAACGGTTGTTCTACGAACTCGATGCGGCGACGGGGGAGTTCATCCAGGAGTTCAGCGAGCCCCCCGTCGAACTTCCGGAGACGAAGAACAGATACCGCGGACGCGAAAATTTTCTCTTTCCCGAATTCCTGACCGAAGACACTCCGGAATTTCCGATCGTTGCACCTCTTGTTGAACGTTTTTGCGGAAGGAGCGCCATCCATGGACCGGTGGAGTACGTGCGGACGGGGGGAAAACTGGTGTTCAACTACCATGCAACGCTGTCGCACGACGAAGAAAAAAATGTGGACCTGCTGGAAAACAAATTGTGCATCGTGGACGAGGCGAACGGGAAACAGGTCTACGCCGATGTTGTAAATTCTTCGACGCCGGGAGCCGTCCCCGACTCCTTTTTCGTTGACGATACGATGATGTACTATATCAAGGAAAAGAAAACGCTTGTTGCTGTCCCGCTCGTGAACCGCTGA